GTTGACCTAGGGAGGAACTTTTCATGTGTCCAGCAGCCGTGCCCATAAAAAGCTTTATGTGTTCCTGGAAATGATAACACTCAGTATCTTTGAGTACCTTGTCTGTGTCTCTTGGAAGATGTCACGGTAAGTGTCTTTAGGGTTGCCTTTGGAAGCTGAAGTTGTGTCCAAGTtatcttctttcccttttgttcTCTGTGCATTGGCACATCTGCAGCACAAGTTTGAGGTttggtgctctgtgctgtgcagtcagAGGGTGTGAAAGGTGCTCACAGCTGGGGATGTGGCCTAAGCATGCAGCAGCCTTGGGAGAACTGGGAAAAGGGACCTGATGGCTCATCAGGGTTCTTTCACATTTATGGTCTATCTGACAGAGTCCTGTCAAGGCTGGTCTTCAGTTTGGTCTCCCCGCAATGATTGTGTGGGAGGAGGTGtgttctctgcagcagcaaggTCTGAGGTAGCTCACTGCCTTCCTTATGCTTAATCTCTTTATTTTCCAGGggcagaaaaatgaaacaggagTTTTAAGCTTTGAGGACTCATCATGGAAGACTCAGAAGAACATCACTTCAGCTCAGTGGAAGAGGAAACCAGATACTGGAAAGATTTGGCTATGAAATACAAGGAGTGGTAAGGCAGTGGCTTCATTCCTCCAAGTCACTGGATGGGGTGCACAGCACTGCATGCAGAGTTGTAGAGCAGGTGTTCAGACCCTTCACTGCTCCTTGCTTGGCTTGCTGGAGGATTGTTTAATAGAATTGTTTTAAGAACGAGAGTGCATTTCCTTCCATCTTTTCTCTCGGTTTCTCACTTTTTATTGCTAATCAATAGTGGCTTTGCTCctatttacaaataaataattgaataaCTGATTAAATGTGCAGATGGCAGTGGACAATTTACAAGCTAAAGAGAAGTCACATGTCTTCAGCATCTATACTGTGAAGATAGACTTGaggatttttctgtttgtttgggctTTCTTAATTTGTTTACAAATTTGCTATTGGAGGAGATTTCCATGCTTGATGGGGAAATATTTGTATATGGTTCTCTCTTCCTATTGAATACATATGTTGGAGAGGGGCATAGAGTCTTCTGTGTTAAAGggcagtatttttctttatcttgAGTGTAAAAGAGGTATTTTTTCGTTGTTCGTCATGATGATCTCTGTTGCTGGAATTGCTCTCTAGTGCTGAGAACACACAGGAGGAACTGCGTGAATTCCAAGAAGGGAGTCGAGAGTATGAAGCTGAACTGGAGGCTCAGCTGCAGCAAACAGAGTCCAGAAACAGAGACCTTCTGTCTGAAAACAACCGGCTGCGAATGGAGCTGGAGTCGATCAAGGTGAGAGGGGATGGTGCCTATAGAGGGGATGGTGCCTATAGAATGTGTGCATCCCAAGTGCAAAGGGCAATGGGGCAGGCACGTGCAGATTGAGCTTGCCTTATGGGGAACCTTCAGCATTACAAAGGAACTgaacagaaaactgcagaaaggagtcttataaaattaagaaataccaatttgttttctgctttgaggGTTCTGGATTCCTTGGGAGTGTTCCTGAACCCCCGTTCACAGTTTGTGGCTGTGTGTCAGGATAGATTTCAGATGGGAGAAGATTGTTCACAGTAGAGTGGAGACCAAGCATGAACATAACAGAGCTGCTGTTCTATTCCTTCTTCAATCTACTTAATGCTTTTGTTCACAGCTTTCTTGCTGTCTGCATTATGCAGACACAGATAATATTGCAGAGCATTGAAAACACAGATATTGCAGCTGTGCTTTTGCAATATGTAAGAAAACTCAGTtgttttaaacctttttttacATAGTTGTGTGTTTATTATCTGGCATTGCAAAtgagctggaaagcagcagccagTGGGTAACACTTAGAATTGAGAGTCATAAAACAGTTTCAGTCCTGGTTTTGTTACTGAATCTGTGCTTGGGGAAAAGTTAAGTTACTCTCTTTACACTTTGTTAGCCTTCTGTGAAACTAAGAACCAGCAGAAAGGCATTGACTTCCAGAACTATAAAACATAAAGGATATGAGCTTACTGAGATGGAACTCCTTTCCACAGTGATTAAGAAATAATGAAGCTATCTAGGGTATGAAGAGTGATGAGCACCTCATTTCAGACTCATCAAAGGTGCTGCTAGTCCCCTTTGCTGGCTGACAGGTTTAGGAAATACTGGtaagtttttttaaatttggaaaaaaatggtcACTGAAATTGGTGTGCCTTTTTACAATTTGATTCTAGGCCTTTTGCTTACAGGTGAGTTATAGTCACCCAAGAAATTCTACACTGTTTTGTAGGGCTAGGTCAGTCTCTGTGGAAGCAGAGATTAATGTAATTACACTTCTTCTACTCAATTGGATACAATAATGAGCTAATGGGAGTGAAGGTACTTGTGTAAGTGATTAATCACTGGATGAATCCACATTTGCAGTGCCTTTTGTGTAAACTGTTGCCCAAATTATTGTCTTGAGGAAACACTCTTTAAGTTCCAGGCAGATGTCCTGTCCCTCTAGCACTGATTTAGTGATTCTTCCCAAACCTCTGCTTTTTGATAGCGGGATATCTGAGCTTGTTTCTTGTGTTTGTTATGTTGCATTGATCTTTGTTCTTGTGTTGAAGTGTCTTAGCAGTATTAAATGTTGTGTGTGTTTTATGGAGTACTAGTCTGGTATTCCATACAGCCACATAAACCTATGGCAGCTGAGGGGTTTGGAGAGAAGACAAAAGTTGGACAAAAATAACCTGTAATTCATTTAATTGAGGAGTGTGTAgactattattttctttctctagaGTAGCTGGGATGAGAGGAAGGGACAATGGACCAGCCAAAGCAGATAAGAATGAAACTAGTAGGAaacaacacagaactcaaaagGTAGAGGGTAGCCATATTTGAGAAAATCTGAAATTATGCTTCACAGTAGATAGATTTCTTAAAACATATTCTGCTTGAAATAAACCATTTGACAATTGGCTATTCATGCAGCCTGAAAACTGCACTAACAGCCTGCAGTGAAGGAACAGAGCCACCATTGAGGGCCAGATCAGCTGATAGTTTATTACAATTGGCTAAAAACAAAGACTCAGACCTTGCAATTCTGGTCTTTTATCTGAATCAATTCAAGAGCAAAGCATTTGTCTCGAAGCTATTGAGCAGCAGTGTTAACTGAGCCCATCAAGGGGTGGTGTCTGCATCTAGGTCAGCACCAGTGAACTTTGCCAGGCCCACACAGCTTGTAGCTTTGAGCTTACCAGCCTAATGTGTGTGTGGGTGCTCCCTCCTCAGAAACCAGAGATCCCACTACCTAAAAACTAATGAGATAATGCTTTGGAGGGTTTGTTTAGACAGTCCTGAGTAGCTGGTTGGAAGTAATATGTCTCTTGGAGGCTCTTAACTGTGTTTCAGAGATACAGAATTGTAGCAGTGTCACCACActgtaattaaataatttcttaattcaGAAAAGGTGTCTCCCTCCTCCTTGTCTATGCATTTCATGTGCCAAAATAGCTGTTTTCAAATCATGATTCACACTAGACTACATGCTGTGTTTTTCAAATTCCAGTGCATGGATTTGTTTTCAGTGACTTCAAGTGTTTTGTACTTAGTTCTGGATGGAGAGCACTTCAGGAATGCTGCTTATACAGCAATCTTGGAGTTTAAAAAAAGTCTCTGGCATGTTGAAGTGGTCTGATAGCAGATTGGTGGAGTGTTAAGTGTCATAATAGTCAGTGTGCTGTAAAGCTTTCCCTGTCACATGCTGTGGAACTGACCCCACATACAGTGACAGTGCAGTGTAGAAGCTAAGccttcctccctgcctgtgcctctcTGAAGTGTACCCTTGTACACCTGCTGTAAAGGGAGACAGAGCATGGTTTAGGTTCACATCCAAAGCATAACTGCTCCTGAAATGTTTTGTGATCTGAAACTCTGAACCTGCTTTGGGCTAATAAAACCACAGGGACAATGCAGAATCTTGCTGATTCCACAGCAGCATGTGGCAGTGTCacacttgaatatttttttttattattttggctCCTAAGTGCTGCTAGACTTCATATTAGAGTTGAATATATGTGGCTTCTCTTGCATCCTGCTTGTGTATTGCTAGAGCTCTCGGGGCTCAGAAATTATGCTGAGTTATGCTGTCTGGGAGGGACGAGGAATGGCCCTGAGCTGTGGGGAATGTTCCCCAGCCCTGTTGCTTGATAAGGAGTGCCAGGAAGAGCTCTGGTCTGCTGGCAGGTCAAAAGTCTGTGAGCAATTGGTTTTGTTGGCATTTTATCATATGTAAAGGGATAAAAAACTTCAGAACAACTGCCTCTGCCTTCAAAGGGGCTCAGACAATGGCACAGAAAGAGAACTTGTGTTGCTAAGTACCTGGTGTGCTGTTTGATTTGCCTTTGATTAGGAAAAGATTGAAATGCAGCATTCAGAAGGATACAGGCAAATCTCTGCGCTGGAAGATGACTTGGCACAGACAAGAGCTATTAAAGATCAGCTTCAGAAATACATTCGAGAACTTGAGCAAGAAAATGATGACTTGGAAAGAGCAAAAAGGTGACCcactttctgtattttctttttctgcctctgctctgtcctGAGGTGGAAAACAATTGTTTGTGGTACTGTGCTTGTTAGCATGGCCATTCTGAACTAATCACTGAAGTGATGATTGTGTTGAAGAGATGTGTGGCAGATGGGAAAtgtgatagatttttttttccccttccactGCCTCCACTGCACTCTTTCATGTcttcaaaactaaaataaaaaataatactaaaccaaagcaaaccaaacaaaaatgcaacaatattccttttcttctgagaGGGGACATCCTCTATATGCTTGAAGAATCTGGAAGTGACATCTTGTGCACTTTTTTGCAGAGCCACTATAATGTCTCTGGAGGATTTTGAGCAGCGTTTAAACCAGGCTAttgaaagaaatgcttttctggAGAGTGAGCTGgatgagaaagaaaaccttCTGGAGTCTGTGCAGCGCCTGAAAGATGAAGCCAGAGGTTAGACCAAAATTATTTGTGTCTTTCCTTGCTCCCCTCCTGGCCTGTAGCTGTTCAGTCCTCTCCATGTA
This genomic window from Pithys albifrons albifrons isolate INPA30051 chromosome 16, PitAlb_v1, whole genome shotgun sequence contains:
- the NDE1 gene encoding nuclear distribution protein nudE homolog 1 — encoded protein: MEDSEEHHFSSVEEETRYWKDLAMKYKECAENTQEELREFQEGSREYEAELEAQLQQTESRNRDLLSENNRLRMELESIKEKIEMQHSEGYRQISALEDDLAQTRAIKDQLQKYIRELEQENDDLERAKRATIMSLEDFEQRLNQAIERNAFLESELDEKENLLESVQRLKDEARDLRQELAVQQKQEKPKTPMRTSLEAERTDTAVQASLSVPSTPSLRRTPINIPTPGTFRRGLEDSYGATPLTPAARISALNIVGDLLRKVGALESKLASCRNFMYEQSPNRPSVSMYMNRDVLETRLSPHQPLCDTGLVKRLEFGTRPSNIPGPVSHPSQSVVKMLL